A single window of Undibacterium sp. 5I1 DNA harbors:
- the purM gene encoding phosphoribosylformylglycinamidine cyclo-ligase — MSTPSNVSLSYRDAGVDMVAGDALVDAIKPFAKLTMREGVMAGIGGFGAMFEISKKYKEPVLVSGTDGVGTKLKLAFHLNRHDTVGIDLVAMSVNDILVQGAEPLFFLDYFACGKLDVATATDVIKGIAFGCEQAGCALIGGETAEMPSMYPEGEYDLAGFAVGAVEKSKIIDGSKIAPGDVILGLASSGIHSNGFSLVRKIIEVANPDLNSDFHGRTLADALMAPTRIYVKPLLALMESMEVKGMAHITGGGLVENVPRVLGDKLTAILDSKAWAMPPLFTWLQQHGGVADAEMHRVFNCGIGMVVIVSQENADTAMAQLLAAGETVSRIGTIRAREGDEHQTIVV; from the coding sequence ATGAGTACTCCAAGCAATGTTTCCCTTTCTTACCGTGACGCTGGCGTCGATATGGTCGCTGGCGATGCGCTAGTTGACGCGATTAAGCCTTTCGCCAAACTTACTATGCGCGAAGGCGTCATGGCTGGCATCGGCGGTTTCGGTGCCATGTTCGAAATTAGCAAAAAATACAAAGAGCCTGTTCTGGTGTCTGGCACCGATGGTGTCGGTACCAAGCTAAAGCTCGCTTTCCACCTGAATCGTCACGACACCGTTGGAATTGATCTGGTCGCCATGAGCGTGAACGACATTTTGGTGCAAGGTGCCGAACCTTTATTCTTCCTGGATTATTTCGCCTGCGGCAAACTCGATGTTGCTACCGCGACAGATGTCATCAAAGGCATCGCCTTTGGTTGTGAGCAAGCAGGCTGCGCCCTGATCGGTGGCGAAACTGCCGAAATGCCATCCATGTACCCTGAAGGCGAATACGATCTGGCGGGTTTTGCGGTCGGCGCAGTAGAAAAATCTAAAATCATCGACGGCAGCAAAATTGCTCCCGGCGACGTCATCCTCGGTCTGGCATCGTCCGGTATCCATTCCAACGGCTTCTCACTGGTACGCAAAATTATCGAAGTTGCTAACCCTGACCTGAATTCGGATTTCCACGGACGTACTCTGGCAGATGCCTTGATGGCACCGACCCGTATCTACGTCAAACCATTGCTGGCATTGATGGAGAGCATGGAAGTCAAAGGTATGGCGCATATTACCGGCGGTGGCTTGGTAGAAAACGTCCCTCGCGTGTTAGGAGATAAGTTGACCGCGATCCTTGACAGCAAAGCCTGGGCCATGCCACCACTGTTTACCTGGTTGCAACAACACGGCGGCGTGGCAGATGCAGAAATGCACCGCGTCTTCAATTGCGGCATCGGCATGGTTGTTATCGTCTCGCAAGAGAATGCGGATACAGCGATGGCGCAACTGCTTGCCGCTGGCGAAACCGTTTCTCGCATCGGTACCATTCGCGCCCGCGAAGGCGATGAGCATCAGACGATCGTGGTGTAA
- a CDS encoding SAM-dependent methyltransferase gives MNPISDTAFYTCGVRAQDAQSAQPLCGDAYAHLFMTDHGNTIFDQLKTDVRPNQSIAVRHRMIDDFLRERLAQQPKTKVILIGAGFDARAFRLDHGHWFEIDEPQVIEHKNTCLPVASCANALERIAIDFSQETLTNKLPKNDGMPVIIVMEGVFGYLTETQIKQTLQALRAAYPKHSLMCDLMSKHFIQKTGKKLTDRIEKLGAKFRFFPENPKDIFERCGYQHATSESIVEETLIVQKQRFPLFLLRTFFKRIMHGYTMNLFEAKVH, from the coding sequence ATGAATCCTATCTCAGACACAGCGTTTTATACCTGCGGCGTACGTGCTCAGGATGCTCAATCAGCACAGCCTTTATGTGGCGACGCGTATGCGCATTTATTTATGACGGATCACGGAAATACGATTTTTGACCAGCTTAAAACCGATGTCAGACCCAATCAGAGTATTGCGGTACGGCATAGGATGATTGACGATTTTTTGCGTGAGCGTTTAGCTCAACAGCCAAAAACGAAAGTGATACTGATCGGCGCGGGGTTTGATGCGCGGGCTTTCAGGCTGGATCACGGACATTGGTTTGAGATTGATGAGCCACAGGTCATCGAGCATAAAAATACCTGTTTGCCAGTAGCGTCCTGTGCCAATGCCCTAGAGCGTATCGCAATAGATTTTTCGCAAGAAACCTTGACCAATAAATTGCCAAAAAATGATGGCATGCCGGTCATTATTGTGATGGAAGGTGTGTTTGGATATTTGACCGAGACCCAAATTAAGCAAACCTTGCAGGCATTGCGTGCAGCATATCCAAAACATAGTTTGATGTGCGATTTGATGAGCAAACATTTCATCCAAAAGACGGGCAAGAAGCTCACAGACAGGATAGAAAAGTTGGGCGCAAAATTCCGGTTTTTCCCGGAGAATCCTAAAGATATTTTTGAGCGTTGCGGCTACCAGCATGCGACCAGCGAATCCATCGTGGAAGAAACTTTGATAGTGCAAAAACAGCGCTTCCCTTTGTTTTTATTGCGGACATTTTTCAAGCGCATTATGCACGGTTACACGATGAACTTGTTTGAAGCGAAAGTGCACTAG
- a CDS encoding FAD-binding domain-containing protein, translating into MTYRIVWFKRDLRLHDHIALHTAASQGPVLCLYVVEPSIWAQPDAANQHYQFLLESLRDLYVALRQRGGQLHILTGEVTSVFDQLFASAPFSAIYSHEETGNDATYQRDKAVGRWCRAHQIAWHEFAQFGVVRRLQDRDGWQRQWNAHNDLPCVPVPELTAANFAALPPLLAMPQLPASPQELGLDAYDPPQRQRGGRQCGLSMLNSFLTDRSNQYRGGISSPLSAPTACSRLSPYLAFGCVSLREIVHATRRQVASLSPLSPLSPGTSRQKQGLNAFVSRLYWHCHFIQKLESEPQLEYRNLHRGYDGLREHDWNQAHFEALTSARTGWPLVDACVTMLHQTGWLNFRMRAMLVSVAAYPLWLDWRPVGHWLARQFLDYEPGIHWSQMQMQSGTTGINVPRIYNPIKQASDHDPHGRFVRRWLPAMRRVPDSWLFEPWRMPPDVQAACGVQVGVDIAMPVVDIDLATREAKARLFALRAQPGVKSAKAAIVEKHGSRKKDIGRTRRKSAANAAQQNSQLDLGF; encoded by the coding sequence ATGACTTATCGCATCGTTTGGTTTAAACGTGATTTGCGTTTGCATGATCACATCGCCTTGCACACCGCAGCAAGCCAAGGGCCTGTGCTGTGTCTGTACGTGGTCGAACCCTCTATTTGGGCGCAGCCTGATGCGGCAAATCAGCATTACCAATTTTTGTTAGAAAGCCTGCGCGATTTATATGTCGCCTTGCGCCAACGTGGCGGACAGCTGCATATTTTAACGGGCGAAGTTACCAGCGTATTCGATCAGCTTTTTGCCAGCGCGCCTTTTTCCGCTATTTATTCGCATGAAGAAACCGGTAACGATGCCACCTACCAGCGCGACAAAGCCGTTGGCCGCTGGTGTCGTGCCCATCAAATTGCCTGGCATGAGTTTGCGCAATTTGGTGTGGTGCGTCGTTTGCAAGATCGTGATGGCTGGCAGCGACAATGGAATGCGCATAACGACCTGCCTTGTGTGCCCGTGCCCGAGTTGACTGCGGCAAATTTTGCCGCGCTGCCGCCATTATTGGCGATGCCGCAATTGCCTGCTTCGCCACAAGAGCTGGGCTTGGATGCCTACGATCCGCCGCAACGGCAACGCGGTGGCCGGCAGTGTGGCTTGAGCATGTTGAACAGTTTTTTGACCGACCGCAGCAACCAATATCGTGGCGGAATTTCTTCACCATTATCCGCGCCGACCGCTTGTTCTCGTTTGTCGCCGTATCTGGCGTTTGGTTGTGTCAGCTTGCGAGAAATCGTGCATGCTACTCGACGGCAAGTCGCTTCGTTATCGCCGTTGTCACCATTATCGCCCGGTACCAGCCGCCAAAAACAAGGTTTGAATGCTTTTGTCAGTCGCTTATATTGGCATTGTCATTTCATCCAAAAACTAGAGAGCGAGCCGCAACTAGAGTACCGCAATCTGCATCGGGGTTATGACGGTCTGCGTGAGCATGACTGGAATCAGGCGCACTTCGAGGCACTGACCTCGGCGCGCACTGGCTGGCCTCTAGTAGATGCTTGCGTGACCATGTTGCATCAGACTGGCTGGCTTAATTTCAGAATGCGGGCCATGCTGGTTTCAGTCGCCGCTTATCCGCTGTGGCTGGACTGGCGGCCAGTAGGACATTGGCTAGCGCGGCAGTTTTTGGATTATGAACCGGGCATCCACTGGAGCCAGATGCAAATGCAGTCTGGTACGACCGGTATTAATGTGCCGCGTATTTACAATCCGATTAAGCAAGCCAGCGACCATGATCCGCATGGGCGCTTTGTACGCCGCTGGCTACCTGCAATGCGGCGCGTACCCGACTCATGGTTGTTTGAACCGTGGCGTATGCCGCCCGATGTGCAGGCGGCTTGCGGCGTACAGGTGGGTGTCGATATCGCCATGCCGGTGGTCGATATTGATCTCGCCACCCGCGAAGCCAAAGCACGTCTGTTTGCCTTACGCGCCCAACCCGGTGTGAAATCAGCCAAGGCAGCGATTGTAGAAAAACATGGTTCACGCAAAAAAGATATCGGCAGAACGCGACGCAAATCAGCCGCCAATGCGGCGCAGCAGAATAGCCAGTTAGATTTAGGATTTTGA
- a CDS encoding DUF2256 domain-containing protein, which yields MRKKSDLPTKLCPQCNRPFAWRKKWEKVWDEVKYCSERCRRDSKASV from the coding sequence ATGCGCAAAAAATCGGATTTGCCGACCAAACTCTGCCCGCAATGCAATCGCCCGTTCGCCTGGCGAAAAAAATGGGAGAAGGTATGGGATGAGGTGAAATATTGTTCCGAACGCTGCCGCCGCGATAGCAAGGCTAGCGTATGA
- a CDS encoding DASH family cryptochrome → MTSTSFIPTAAPKAAPKAAPETTVIYWFRNDLRLDDNPALTQACHHASNLVLVYCHDPVIEKMTRWNVPRTSQHRQYFLASALADLNAQLSLQDSQLLEIKGSAAERLPAFARDIGATTIYCEEIAAPEEQEEVAALRAAGLTVHTIWQSSLLDPSDLPFAVDALPDVFTSFRTSVERHEVQPPLPLPRPEKIPALPPAFAAVLAQRNKADLLISRVLTTHTESALQAELQAELQTQIYADSRSSFPYFLPAFAGGATMASAHLQQYFERKLAHTYKLTRNGLTGTDYSTKFSPWLASGAMSARSAYLALKEFEATHGANDSTYWIWFELLWRDYFRLLHLKYGRRLYLAQGLTSLPPPTHCARRFDTWCQARTGEPLVDAGMAELAATGYLSNRLRQIVASYLIHDLGCDWRAGAAWFESQLIDYDVYSNQGNWLYIAGRGTDPRNGRRFNIQKQVHDHDRDGTYRALWNAQ, encoded by the coding sequence ATGACCTCTACATCATTCATCCCGACTGCCGCACCAAAAGCCGCACCAAAAGCCGCGCCAGAGACGACCGTGATCTACTGGTTTCGTAACGATCTGCGCCTGGACGATAATCCCGCGTTGACGCAAGCCTGTCATCATGCGAGTAACTTAGTCCTCGTGTACTGCCACGATCCCGTCATAGAGAAAATGACACGCTGGAATGTGCCGCGCACCAGCCAGCACCGCCAGTATTTTTTAGCATCGGCCTTAGCCGATTTAAATGCGCAACTCAGTTTGCAAGACAGTCAATTGCTAGAGATTAAGGGTAGCGCCGCAGAACGCCTGCCCGCATTCGCACGTGATATCGGTGCCACCACAATTTATTGCGAAGAGATCGCCGCGCCGGAAGAGCAAGAGGAAGTTGCCGCTTTGCGCGCAGCTGGTTTGACAGTGCATACGATCTGGCAATCCAGCCTGCTTGACCCCTCCGATTTACCGTTTGCGGTTGATGCTTTGCCTGACGTTTTTACCAGCTTTCGCACCTCGGTCGAGCGACATGAAGTGCAGCCACCATTGCCGCTGCCAAGACCGGAGAAGATTCCGGCCTTGCCACCGGCTTTCGCTGCTGTACTTGCACAAAGGAATAAGGCCGATCTGTTGATATCGCGGGTGCTTACCACGCACACAGAGTCTGCACTTCAAGCTGAACTTCAAGCTGAACTTCAAACTCAAATTTACGCAGACAGCCGCTCATCTTTTCCGTATTTTTTACCTGCATTTGCTGGTGGCGCAACTATGGCCTCTGCACATTTGCAGCAGTATTTTGAGCGTAAGCTGGCGCACACCTATAAGCTGACACGCAATGGTTTAACGGGAACAGATTATTCCACTAAATTTTCGCCCTGGCTGGCGTCTGGCGCAATGTCGGCGCGCAGTGCTTACCTGGCGTTGAAAGAATTTGAAGCAACTCACGGCGCCAACGACAGTACTTACTGGATTTGGTTTGAGTTGTTATGGCGTGATTATTTCCGGCTGTTGCACCTGAAATATGGACGGCGACTTTACCTTGCTCAAGGTCTGACTAGCTTGCCGCCACCGACTCATTGTGCACGCAGATTTGATACATGGTGCCAGGCCAGAACCGGCGAGCCGCTGGTCGATGCTGGTATGGCAGAACTTGCTGCTACCGGTTATCTATCCAATCGCTTGCGCCAGATTGTCGCCAGTTATCTGATCCATGATCTGGGTTGCGACTGGCGTGCCGGTGCCGCCTGGTTTGAGTCGCAATTGATTGATTACGACGTTTATAGCAATCAAGGTAACTGGTTATACATTGCTGGACGTGGGACTGATCCCCGCAATGGGCGACGATTTAATATTCAAAAACAAGTCCATGATCATGATCGTGACGGTACTTACCGAGCGCTATGGAATGCACAGTAA
- a CDS encoding cryptochrome/photolyase family protein: MTTTQMTSQTTLRLILGDQLNLQHRWFREVDGATVYVLMEVRQETDYVLHHAQKILAIFAGMRDLARQLREAGHRVHYLAIDDARNLQSMPANIDALIAYYQATAFEYQAPDEWRLDQQLYQHGRRSHIPWRMVDSEHFYTTRNHAADIFTGRKQWLMEFFYRQMRVQHQVLMEDAKKPVGGQWNYDHDNRKPWRGAPAEPQDARTLHDHSALWKTIVDTGVKSFGNPKADQLAWALNRDEALQQLDAFIKNALPQFGDFQDAMSVKAWRLFHSLLSFALNVKMLNPREVVAKAEAAHHAGHAPLAAVEGFIRQILGWREYVRGVYWTNMPEYAEKNFFGHNRKLPSWFWDGKTKMNCLSHAITQSLEQAHAHHIQRLMVIGNFALLAGLDPAEVHRWYLGIYIDAFEWVELPNTIGMSQFADGGLLATKPYVSSAAYIDRMSDYCKGCHYDKKVRIGENACPYNALYWDFFHRNEKTLAKNPRIGMAYRQLEKMDEGAIVDFQTQAAGMLENLDLL, encoded by the coding sequence ATGACCACAACGCAAATGACATCCCAAACCACACTCAGATTGATACTCGGAGACCAGCTTAATTTGCAGCATCGCTGGTTTAGAGAGGTCGATGGTGCCACCGTCTATGTTTTGATGGAGGTGCGGCAAGAGACCGATTACGTGCTGCACCATGCACAAAAGATTCTGGCTATTTTTGCCGGGATGCGCGATCTGGCGCGGCAGTTGCGTGAGGCTGGTCATCGTGTACATTACCTCGCCATCGATGATGCGCGCAATCTGCAATCCATGCCAGCCAATATTGATGCGCTGATCGCGTACTACCAAGCCACGGCGTTTGAATATCAGGCTCCGGACGAATGGCGTCTGGATCAGCAGCTGTACCAGCATGGCCGTCGTTCGCACATTCCGTGGAGGATGGTCGATAGCGAGCATTTTTATACGACACGCAATCACGCGGCAGACATCTTCACCGGACGCAAACAATGGTTGATGGAGTTTTTCTACCGCCAGATGCGGGTACAGCATCAAGTACTGATGGAAGACGCCAAGAAGCCAGTCGGCGGCCAATGGAACTACGATCACGATAACCGCAAGCCTTGGCGTGGCGCGCCTGCAGAGCCACAAGATGCACGCACCTTGCATGATCATTCTGCTTTATGGAAAACTATTGTCGATACTGGAGTAAAGAGCTTTGGTAATCCCAAAGCTGATCAATTGGCATGGGCACTCAACCGTGATGAAGCCCTGCAACAACTAGACGCATTTATCAAGAATGCGCTACCGCAGTTTGGGGATTTTCAAGATGCGATGAGCGTCAAAGCGTGGCGCTTATTTCACTCATTATTATCGTTTGCCTTAAATGTAAAAATGCTGAATCCGCGCGAAGTCGTTGCCAAAGCCGAGGCGGCGCATCATGCAGGTCATGCGCCATTGGCTGCGGTAGAAGGTTTTATCCGGCAAATATTAGGCTGGCGAGAGTACGTGCGCGGAGTGTATTGGACGAATATGCCGGAGTACGCTGAGAAGAATTTTTTTGGTCATAACCGTAAGTTACCAAGCTGGTTTTGGGATGGTAAAACCAAGATGAATTGTCTTTCGCATGCGATCACGCAATCGCTGGAGCAAGCACATGCACATCACATTCAACGCCTGATGGTAATCGGCAATTTTGCGCTGCTGGCAGGCTTAGATCCGGCGGAGGTCCATCGCTGGTATTTGGGTATCTACATCGACGCATTTGAGTGGGTAGAACTACCCAATACCATTGGTATGAGTCAGTTCGCTGATGGTGGATTATTAGCCACCAAGCCTTATGTTTCCAGCGCTGCCTACATCGATCGTATGAGCGATTATTGCAAAGGTTGTCACTACGATAAAAAAGTACGGATTGGTGAAAACGCCTGTCCCTACAACGCATTGTATTGGGATTTTTTCCATCGCAATGAGAAGACGCTGGCGAAGAATCCACGTATCGGTATGGCTTACCGGCAGTTAGAAAAAATGGACGAGGGAGCGATTGTAGATTTTCAGACGCAGGCTGCGGGGATGTTGGAGAATTTGGATTTACTTTAA
- a CDS encoding dienelactone hydrolase family protein: MQNQQDFDSLVGKSKLSDGVDRRTFIQTAVGVGFAAAAMPVMAQTMIKTDTAGLTAGVVMVEVNGQKVPVYRAQPEGKTNLPVVLVISEIFGVHEHIADVARRFAKLGYLALAPELFVRQGDPSKYPNIGELIKEVVSKVPDAQVMTDLDAVVAWAKANGGNTSKLAITGFCWGGRITWMYSAHNPNVKAGAAWYGRLVGDSTPLSPTNPVDIAAGLKTPILGLYGAKDTGINVESIFKMETELKKGTSKSVFKVYTDSGHAFHADYRPSYVEADAKDGWMRCLTWFKENGVT, translated from the coding sequence ATGCAGAATCAACAGGATTTCGATAGTCTGGTAGGCAAGTCAAAATTAAGCGATGGGGTTGACCGTCGCACCTTTATTCAAACTGCGGTAGGCGTCGGTTTTGCCGCTGCAGCGATGCCTGTGATGGCACAAACTATGATCAAAACCGATACGGCCGGTTTAACTGCCGGGGTTGTGATGGTCGAAGTCAACGGACAAAAAGTCCCTGTCTATCGCGCTCAGCCAGAAGGCAAAACCAATCTGCCTGTCGTTTTGGTCATCTCAGAAATTTTTGGTGTACATGAGCATATCGCCGACGTCGCCCGCCGCTTCGCCAAACTAGGTTATCTGGCGCTGGCACCAGAATTATTCGTACGCCAAGGCGATCCAAGCAAATACCCCAATATTGGCGAACTGATCAAAGAAGTCGTGTCTAAAGTACCAGATGCACAAGTCATGACGGATCTGGACGCAGTTGTTGCATGGGCCAAAGCCAATGGCGGCAACACCAGCAAATTAGCGATCACAGGCTTCTGCTGGGGCGGCCGCATCACCTGGATGTATTCCGCGCACAATCCCAATGTAAAAGCCGGCGCTGCCTGGTATGGCCGTTTGGTAGGAGACTCGACTCCGTTATCGCCAACCAATCCTGTCGACATAGCAGCGGGCTTAAAAACACCGATCCTTGGTTTATACGGTGCCAAGGACACAGGCATCAACGTTGAGTCTATTTTTAAGATGGAAACCGAACTCAAAAAAGGCACCAGCAAATCAGTCTTTAAAGTCTATACTGACTCAGGTCACGCTTTCCACGCCGATTACCGCCCGAGCTACGTAGAGGCAGATGCCAAAGATGGCTGGATGCGTTGCTTGACCTGGTTTAAAGAAAATGGCGTAACCTAA
- a CDS encoding Crp/Fnr family transcriptional regulator: protein MSKSETTPEPDPRKNRILAALPKSEYERLLPDLKYVEMPLGWTVSESGDHVDFVHFPIGGIVSLIYALENGSTSETALVGDEGMVGISIFMGGESMPTSTEVQSAGAAFKLSRKIMKQEFESAGELQRLSLLYTQALISQTSQTAVCNQHHSLDQQLCRWILMTIDRLHDNEIIITQEMVASLLGVRRESVTEAVGQLQKDGMVERARGRITVTNRKKLEQRVCECYSVVKEEYERLLPSDR from the coding sequence ATGTCAAAATCAGAGACCACGCCAGAACCCGATCCACGGAAAAACCGCATACTGGCTGCTCTTCCCAAATCTGAGTACGAAAGACTATTGCCGGATCTTAAATATGTAGAAATGCCGCTAGGCTGGACCGTGTCTGAATCAGGCGATCATGTGGATTTCGTACATTTCCCTATCGGTGGCATCGTCTCTTTGATTTATGCCTTAGAAAATGGCTCTACTAGCGAAACCGCGCTGGTCGGCGACGAAGGTATGGTCGGCATCTCGATTTTTATGGGCGGTGAAAGCATGCCCACCAGTACCGAAGTACAAAGTGCTGGCGCTGCGTTTAAATTGAGTCGCAAAATCATGAAGCAAGAGTTTGAGTCGGCTGGTGAACTACAGCGACTTTCCCTCTTATATACCCAGGCGCTGATTAGCCAAACCTCACAAACTGCTGTGTGCAATCAACATCACTCACTAGATCAACAACTCTGCCGCTGGATATTAATGACCATCGACCGGCTGCATGATAATGAAATCATCATCACTCAAGAAATGGTAGCCAGTTTGTTAGGTGTACGGCGTGAAAGCGTTACTGAAGCAGTTGGACAATTACAGAAAGATGGCATGGTCGAACGTGCCCGCGGTCGCATCACCGTCACCAATAGAAAAAAATTAGAGCAACGTGTCTGCGAATGTTATTCCGTCGTCAAAGAAGAGTACGAGCGGCTACTTCCCTCAGATAGATAA
- a CDS encoding cytidine deaminase — MTTQDIIPNLIAEAHKARELAYAPYSKFKVGAAVQTKDGKIFHGCNIENASYGLCNCAERTALFSALAAGYRPGDFAAIAVTGDTDAPIAPCGACRQVIIELGGPQLAVVLTNLKGDIKQTTAGEQLPDAFYLVPQAD; from the coding sequence ATGACGACCCAAGACATCATCCCTAATCTGATTGCAGAAGCGCACAAAGCACGCGAGTTGGCTTATGCGCCCTACTCCAAATTTAAAGTCGGTGCGGCGGTACAAACCAAAGACGGTAAAATTTTCCATGGCTGCAATATTGAAAACGCCTCCTACGGTCTGTGCAATTGCGCAGAGCGTACCGCCTTGTTCAGCGCACTCGCTGCCGGATATCGTCCGGGTGATTTCGCCGCCATCGCCGTCACTGGCGACACCGACGCTCCGATCGCCCCTTGCGGTGCTTGCCGCCAGGTCATCATCGAATTGGGTGGCCCTCAACTAGCTGTTGTGCTGACCAATTTAAAAGGCGACATCAAACAGACTACCGCTGGCGAGCAATTGCCAGATGCGTTTTATCTGGTGCCACAAGCTGATTAA
- a CDS encoding 2OG-Fe(II) oxygenase family protein has product MFIEPVDYRSPDAAQKFTESLHRTGFGVLTNHPLSQPLLETIYKEWYEFFQTDAKNQYNFDAVKMDGYFSPKVSETAKGNTKRDLKEFYHIYPGGRYPAEVSDAAGQYYEQGNKLATELLQWVEDHTPADIKAKYSMPLSDMIPGSDHTLLRVLHYPPLRGDEEPDAVRAAAHGDINLLTLLPAATQAGLQVKGKDDEWHNVPCDFGMLIVNIGDMLDEASEGYYPSTIHRVLNPTGEEAKKSRISLPLFLHPRPEVVLSARHTAGSYLSERLIELGVKK; this is encoded by the coding sequence ATGTTTATCGAACCAGTTGATTATCGCAGCCCGGATGCGGCACAAAAATTTACCGAGAGTCTGCATCGCACTGGCTTTGGCGTGTTGACTAACCATCCTTTATCGCAACCTTTGCTAGAGACCATTTATAAAGAATGGTACGAGTTCTTCCAGACTGACGCGAAGAATCAATACAATTTTGATGCAGTCAAAATGGATGGTTATTTCTCACCGAAGGTATCAGAAACCGCCAAGGGTAATACCAAGCGGGATCTGAAAGAGTTTTATCATATCTATCCGGGTGGCCGTTATCCCGCTGAAGTATCTGATGCTGCAGGTCAGTATTACGAGCAAGGTAATAAGCTCGCTACCGAATTACTGCAATGGGTAGAAGATCACACACCAGCCGACATCAAAGCCAAGTATTCTATGCCGCTGTCGGACATGATACCGGGTAGCGATCACACCTTACTGCGCGTCTTGCACTACCCGCCATTGCGTGGCGATGAAGAGCCGGATGCAGTGCGTGCAGCAGCCCATGGTGACATCAATTTGCTGACCTTGTTACCTGCCGCAACGCAAGCCGGTTTGCAAGTCAAAGGTAAGGATGATGAATGGCATAACGTCCCTTGTGACTTCGGTATGTTGATCGTAAATATCGGCGACATGCTGGATGAAGCATCGGAAGGTTACTACCCATCCACTATTCACCGCGTGCTAAACCCAACAGGTGAGGAAGCGAAAAAATCACGCATCTCGCTACCGCTGTTTTTACACCCAAGACCAGAAGTCGTCTTATCGGCGCGCCACACAGCGGGTAGTTATTTGAGTGAACGGCTAATCGAATTAGGCGTAAAGAAATAA
- a CDS encoding nucleoside hydrolase produces the protein MTTNSSPAKHKVIFDTDPGVDDAMALYFALAHPDIDVIGITTTFGNVTVEQATANALYLTRIAGRSIPVAQGVPVPLAKDPGTPPAFIHGADGLGNLASRVEAGGVAEVESAAEFIVKMARQHPGEITLVAVGPFGNLGLALKLEPQLPKLLKQVVLMAGTVDEPGNVSPVAEANVWNDPDAADLVFTAGWDLTMVGLDVTHRVVLPSTFFTGLAKQHQHIATDTLSHAVNFYANFYQSIRPDLGHACYGHDVLAFVWLVAPELFKTQSGRVRVAKEGIANGQTMMAKLAIPYPQSGWEADKPETRVCMEVDAKACASLIDTILSSDWLLPALR, from the coding sequence ATGACCACCAACTCTAGTCCTGCAAAACATAAAGTCATTTTTGATACCGACCCTGGCGTCGATGATGCGATGGCGCTGTACTTCGCGCTCGCTCATCCAGATATCGATGTAATCGGTATCACTACTACGTTTGGCAATGTCACCGTCGAACAGGCCACTGCCAATGCACTGTACTTAACCCGGATCGCTGGCCGCAGTATTCCGGTAGCTCAAGGCGTACCTGTGCCTCTGGCAAAAGATCCTGGCACACCGCCGGCGTTTATTCATGGCGCAGATGGCTTGGGCAATTTAGCTAGCCGGGTAGAAGCGGGTGGCGTAGCAGAAGTTGAAAGCGCGGCAGAATTTATCGTCAAAATGGCGCGCCAGCATCCGGGCGAAATCACGCTGGTTGCGGTAGGTCCGTTTGGTAATCTGGGACTGGCATTAAAGCTAGAACCACAATTGCCTAAGCTCTTAAAGCAAGTGGTTTTGATGGCAGGTACCGTAGATGAACCGGGTAACGTCTCACCAGTGGCAGAGGCCAATGTCTGGAATGATCCAGACGCGGCTGATCTGGTCTTCACTGCGGGCTGGGATTTGACAATGGTTGGTCTGGATGTAACGCATCGCGTGGTTTTGCCATCGACTTTCTTCACAGGTCTGGCGAAACAACATCAACATATCGCAACAGATACCTTAAGTCACGCAGTCAATTTTTATGCGAATTTCTACCAAAGTATCCGCCCTGATCTGGGCCATGCTTGCTACGGACATGATGTCCTGGCGTTTGTCTGGCTGGTTGCTCCAGAATTATTTAAAACTCAATCCGGTCGCGTACGCGTTGCCAAAGAAGGCATCGCCAATGGCCAGACCATGATGGCAAAACTGGCGATTCCGTATCCACAATCTGGATGGGAAGCAGATAAACCTGAGACGCGTGTTTGCATGGAAGTCGATGCCAAGGCATGCGCCAGTCTGATTGATACGATATTAAGCAGCGACTGGTTGTTGCCAGCCTTGCGTTAA